One genomic segment of Syngnathus typhle isolate RoL2023-S1 ecotype Sweden linkage group LG8, RoL_Styp_1.0, whole genome shotgun sequence includes these proteins:
- the kcnk18 gene encoding potassium channel subfamily K member 18 has product MRSTLDKQARGPAGSELKACSDYFWKLLPHVMLWLSLVLYAALGALLFQYVEGRAPAAKQEYHGFLGRVIRHVQNLTGNTSYTQQNIVEEVEHQMNHGFQTVWLQQPESWTFFGSMFFVCTVFTTVGYGAMYPVTLPGKVLCVLYAMVGIPLMLLVMLDIGDFLATLLTRAYIHFHALTKVLRSHRCFRLKAPKKARESNHRTLEDGTAVLGHDLALGRRAGIRKVSQRQVNVKSGSLRLQKNREIFDKIVAKENLLRQRGGPLLRSASCPQLNQMAPLPKGFAIWDFAGIGDTMETLDVPFALILFIVFACIFLGGLILPLWEKQMKGFDPYYFCFVTITTIGFGDIVPHHPKFFMLTSLFIISGMAIMSMAFKLSQTRLVKCYRRCVEIVTVGNSESKKSNLPHLVFDKKEGGGMNL; this is encoded by the exons atgAGATCCACGCTAGACAAGCAAGCAAGGGGCCCCGCCGGCAGTGAGCTGAAGGCGTGCAGCGACTACTTTTGGAAGCTCCTTCCTCACGTCATGCTCTGGCTGTCTCTGGTCCTTTACGCAGCGCTGGGCGCGCTTTTGTTCCAATACGTTGAAGGGAGAGCACCTGCGGCCAAGCAGGAATACCATGGCTTCTTGGGCCGCGTGATCCGCCACGTCCAGAATCTCACCG GGAACACATCCTACACTCAGCAAAACATAGTGGAGGAAGTGGAGCATCAAATGAACCATGGTTTTCAGACCGTGTGGCTCCAACAACCCGAGAGCTGGACCTTCTTTGGCTCCATGTTCTTTGTGTGCACAGTCTTCACGACGGTCG GCTACGGGGCCATGTATCCAGTGACCCTCCCCGGTAAGGTGCTGTGCGTCTTGTACGCTATGGTGGGCATTCCGCTCATGCTCTTAGTCATGCTGGATATTGGAGACTTCCTTGCTACGCTGCTCACCAGAGCCTACATCCATTTTCACGCCCTGACCAAAGTCCTGCGCTCGCACCGCTGCTTCCGGCTGAAGGCTCCCAAAAAAGCAAGGGAGTCCAACCATCGGACCTTGGAAGACGGCACGGCCGTTTTGGGCCACGACCTTGCGCTGGGCCGACGAGCCGGCATCCGCAAAGTGTCGCAAAGGCAAGTGAACGTGAAGTCCGGTTCCCTGCGGTTGCAAAAAAACCGAGAAATCTTTGACAAGATTGTCGCCAAAGAGAATCTCCTGCGGCAGCGGGGGGGGCCCCTGCTCAGGAGCGCGTCCTGCCCGCAATTGAATCAAATGGCGCCATTACCCAAAGGATTTGCCATTTGGGACTTTGCGGGAATAGGAGACACGATGGAAACGCTGGACGTGCCGTTTGCGCTGATTCTTTTCATCGTGTTTGCTTGCATCTTTCTGGGCGGTTTGATTCTGCCGCTGTGGGAGAAGCAAATGAAGGGCTTTGACCCTTACTACTTTTGTTTCGTCACAATCACCACCATCGGTTTTGGAGACATTGTGCCTCATCATCCCAAGTTTTTCATGCTCACCTCCCTTTTCATTATTTCCGGCATGGCCATCATGTCCATGGCCTTCAAGCTGAGTCAGACGCGCCTCGTCAAGTGCTACCGTCGCTGCGTCGAGATCGTGACCGTCGGAAACAGTGAATCCAAGAA GTCGAATTTGCCTCATCTGGTATTTGACAAGAAAGAAGGTGGCGGAATGAATCTATAG
- the slc18a2 gene encoding synaptic vesicular amine transporter codes for MGRLDAFRQFNLRNWLRDERHSRKLILFIVFVALLLDNMLLTVVVPIIPSYLYNLDEATDEVSNSTLAPLQSTPAAFDRIVSLYDNTVRSSGSDGAATDAAPSAATTAAGAWLPQNSSDCPLSTKKLINENVKVGLLFASKATVQLLTNPFIGPLTNRIGYQLPIFIGFCIMFISTIMFAFSSSYALLFLARSLQGVGSSCSSVAGMGMLASVYTDDEERGHAIGIALGGLAMGVLVGPPFGSIMYEFVGKTAPFLILAFLALFDGALQLFILQPTKVEPESQKGTPLLTLMKDPYIVIAAGAICFGNMGIAMLEPTLPIWMMETMCARKWQLGVAFLPASISYLIGTYIFGTLAHKMGRWLCALIGMVVVGICIIGVPFAKNIYGLILPNFGVGFAIGMVDSSMMPIMGYLVDLRHVSVYGSVYAIADVAFCMGFALGPSIGGSIAESIGFPWLMTIIGIVDILFAPLCLFLRNPPGQEEKMAILMETNCSMKTRSYSTQGNYYQGENMDPDYDDDYD; via the exons ATGGGGAGACTGGACGCTTTCCGCCAATTCAATTTACGCAACTGGCTCCGAGACGAACGGCACTCGAGGAAACTTAttcttttcattgtttttgtgGCTCTGCTGTTGGATAACATGCTGCTGACTGTGGTGG TGCCCATCATCCCCAGCTACCTGTACAACCTGGACGAAGCGACAGACGAGGTGTCCAATAGCACCTTAGCGCCGCTCCAGAGCACTCCGGCGGCCTTCGATCGAATCGTGTCCTTATACGACAACACGGTGAGGTCGTCGGGCTCGGACGGCGCCGCGACCGACGCCGCCCCGTCCGCGGCCACGACGGCGGCCGGCGCCTGGCTGCCGCAGAACTCCTCCGACTGCCCGCTCTCCACCAAGAAGCTGATCAACGAGAATGTCAAAGTGGGGCTGTTGTTTGCCTCCAAGGCCACCGTGCAGCTGCTGACCAACCCCTTCATAGGGCCGCTCACCAACAG GATTGGATACCAGCTCCCCATATTCATTGGCTTCTGTATCATGTTCATCTCTACAATTA TGTTCGCCTTCTCATCGAGCTACGCTCTGCTGTTTCTGGCCAGATCACTTCAAGGTGTGGGCTCCTCCTGCTCATCTGTTGCCG GGATGGGAATGCTTGCAAGTGTGTACACAGATGATGAAGAGAGAGGACATGCAATAGGGATTGCCCTTGGGGGTCTGGCGATGGGAGTCTTAG TCGGGCCTCCGTTTGGAAGCATCATGTACGAGTTTGTCGGAAAGACTGCTCCGTTCCTCATTCTGGCTTTCCTGGCTCTGTTTGATGGAG CGTTGCAGCTTTTTATACTTCAGCCCACCAAAGTAGAACCTGAA AGTCAGAAGGGGACACCGTTGTTGACCCTGATGAAGGATCCGTACATTGTTATTGCAGCTG GTGCTATTTGTTTCGGGAACATGGGCATTGCCATGCTGGAGCCCACACTGCCAATCTGGATGATGGAAACCATGTGCGCCAGGAAATGGCAGCTCG GAGTGGCTTTCTTACCTGCATCCATCTCCTACCTTATTGGAACCTACATCTTTGGAACGCTGGCACACAAGATGGGCAG ATGGCTTTGTGCCCTTATTGGCATGGTGGTGGTTGGCATCTGTATCATAGGG GTTCCATTTGCAAAAAACATCTATGGTCTGATTCTCCCAAACTTTGGAGTTGGCTTTGCCATAG GCATGGTGGACTCTTCTATGATGCCTATAATGGGATACTTGGTGGACTTGCGCCACGTGTCCGTTTATGGAAGTGTGTATGCCATTGCTGATGTGGCCTTTTGCATGGGATTTGCTTTAG GTCCATCGATCGGAGGATCCATTGCCGAAAGTATTGGCTTCCCTTGGTTGATGACCATTATTGGAATAGTGGACATTTTATTTGCTCCCCTTTGCCTCTTTCTCAGGAACCCACCCGGACAAGAGGAAAAAATG GCGATTTTGATGGAGACCAACTGTTCGATGAAGACAAGGTCCTACTCCACGCAGGGAAATTACTATCAAGGTGAAAACATGGATCCCGATTATGATGACGATTACGACTAA